One Nicotiana sylvestris chromosome 12, ASM39365v2, whole genome shotgun sequence genomic window carries:
- the LOC138882869 gene encoding uncharacterized protein, which yields MEFLRFSGEDSKSWIFKIEQFFSMEKVAAEEKVEVAAMQLEGEEWHLAYMRFGLDFDDPLEELNKVRQTSSVKEYQAAFERPLTRINLSEENASSCFLGGLKHELNIATTLTYGKFIDNLLQKKCRPKEKQ from the exons ATGGAATTTTTGAGATTCTCAGGTGAAGATTCAAAGTCTTGGATATTCAAAATCGAACAATTCTTTTCTATGGAGAAGGTTGCAGCTGAAGAAAAAGTAGAAGTGGCTGCAATGCAGTTGGAAGGAGAAGAATGGCATTTAGCATACATGAG GTTTGGATTAGACTTTGATGATCCTCTAGAGGAGCTCAATAAGGTTAGACAGACAAGTAGTGTTAAGGAGTATCAAGCTGCTTTTGAAAGGCCTCTCACTAGGATTAATCTATCTGAAGAAAATGCCAGTAGTTGTTTCCTTGGTGGCTTGAAACACGAATTGAACATTGCA ACAACCCTCACCTATGGAAAATTCATTGATAACCTCCTGCAGAAGAAGTGCAGACCAAAGGAAAAACAGTAG